In Erigeron canadensis isolate Cc75 chromosome 1, C_canadensis_v1, whole genome shotgun sequence, a single window of DNA contains:
- the LOC122611178 gene encoding F-box protein At5g06550, translated as MFGCRTLLKQIKKRKRRKLPRKSLSKNSKQKPQDLDRFSLKGQNYGVQPLGNFYLSSSPRNSRNTGLGNIQKLTDELVLDILSLLDGTHLGILSTVSKSFYVFCNHEPLWRNLVLENNDDGFLFRGSWKSTFVSGFKPCFDVEKIGTLGFKVKDFYSDYMFQSWLCANLEMKDEWLAKDNIVRRKGISVEEFVSKFEEPNKPVLLEGCLDNWPALEKWDRDYLVEVCGDARFAVGPVQMKLDDYFLYSDQAREERPLYLFDPIFADKVPKLDQDYDVPIYFNEDLFGVLGNARPDYRWIIIGPAGSGSSFHIDPNSTSAWNAVVKGSKKWVLFPPDVVPPGVHPSSDGAEVACPVSITEWFMNFYESTKTWKKKPVECVCKAGEVIFVPNGWWHLVINLEDSIAITQNFVSRRNLLNVLDFLKRPNASTLVSGTRDRVNLHDKFKKAIEAAFPGTIDDLVQKAEKKKAEQEKPSFWDSVKDSSSGGFKFSF; from the exons ATGTTTGGCTGCAGAACCTTATTAAAGCagattaaaaagagaaaaagaagaaaactcCCCCGCAAATCTTTATCCAAAAACTCCAAACAAAAACCTCAAGATTTAGACAGATTTAGCTTAAAGGGCCAAAACTATGGAGTTCAACCATTGGGTAACTTTTATTTATCCTCGTCTCCACGCAATTCAAGAAACACAGGCTTAGGTAATATCCAAAAACTTACCGATGAACTTGTTCTTGATATTTTAAGCCTTTTAGATGGGACCCATTTGGGCATTTTGTCAACTGTTAGCAAatctttttatgtgttttgtaaTCATGAACCCCTTTGGAGGAATCTTGTTTTGGAGAATAATGATGATGGGTTTCTGTTTAGAGGGTCTTGGAAGTCGACTTTTGTTTCGGGGTTTAAGCCGTGTTTTGATGTCGAAAAGATTGGAACTTTAGGGTTTAAGGTGAAAGATTTTTACTCTGATtatatgtttcaaagttggcTTTGTGCTAATCTTGAAATGAAAGATGAATGGTTGGCAAAAGATAATATTGTTAGGAGAAAAGGGATTTCGGTTGAGGAGTTTGTGTCGAAGTTTGAGGAACCGAATAAGCCGGTTTTGTTAGAAGGGTGTTTGGATAATTGGCCTGCATTGGAGAAATGGGATAGGGATTATTTAGTTGAGGTTTGTGGAGATGCTCGGTTTGCAGTTGGGCCGGTGCAAATGAAATTGGATGATTACTTTCTGTATTCTGATCAAGCACGAGAAGAGAGACCGTTGTATCTTTTTGACCCAATATTTGCAGATAAAGTTCCGAAATTGGATCAAGATTATGATGTTCCAATTTATTTTAATGAGGACTTGTTTGGTGTTTTGGGTAATGCGAGACCcgattatagatggattatcaTTGGACCAGCAGGGTCAGGTTCTTCGTTCCATATTGATCCTAATTCGACTTCAGCCTGGAATGCAGTGGTGAAAGGTTCAAAGAAATGGGTTTTGTTCCCCCCTGATGTTGTTCCACCAGGGGTGCACCCGAGCTCCGATGGTGCTGAGGTTGCGTGTCCAGTGTCAATAACTGAGTGGTTCATGAACTTCTATGAGTCGACTAAAACATGGAAAAAGAAACCCGTGGAATGTGTATGCAAAGCTGGTGAAGTTATCTTTGTCCCAAACGGTTGGTGGCATTTGGTTATAAACCTTGAAGATTCCATTGCCATTACACAGAATTTTGTTAGCAG GAGGAATTTGTTAAACGTGCTTGATTTTTTAAAACGACCTAATGCCAGCACACTTGTTTCTGGAACTAGAGATCGGGTGAATCTACATGACAAGTTCAAGAAAGCCATTGAAGCTGCTTTCCCTGGAACCATTGATGACTTGGTGCAGAAAGCCGAGAAGAAAAAAGCTGAGCAAGAGAAACCGTCTTTTTGGGATTCAGTCAAGGACTCCAGTTCGGGTGGtttcaagttttctttttag
- the LOC122585019 gene encoding probable carboxylesterase 15: MGSLPYVVEDLHGILQLFSDGSIYRCQNIDFPPFPLEDEDGSVEWKDYCYDKLHDLHLRIYKPKSITTKLPVINYLHGGGFCVGSFAWPHVHNLCLRMSSSLDAIVVATDYRLAPEHRVPSALDDSLCALKWLQGCCDDHHVINNVDCFDFDRVFIIGDSSGGNIAHHLAVRLGPGSSELTPIKIRGYVMLAPFFGGTKRTKSEEQGLPEKFLNMDTIDTFWRMSLPVGKTTDHPFANPFGPNSPSLELVKLDPILIIAGENEVLKDRVKLYAQRLKELGKIARYVEFQGKEHGFLFDEPHCKASESLFNLIKDFMVEFSS, translated from the exons atgggTTCTCTTCCTTATGTTGTAGAAGACTTGCATGGCATTCTTCAACTCTTTAGTGACGGCTCCATTTACCGTTGTCAAAACATCGACTTTCCGCCTTTTCCACTCGAAGACGAGGATGGTTCCGTCGAGTGGAAAGACTATTGTTATGACAAACTCCATGACCTCCATCTCCGAATTTACAAACCCAAATCCATCACCACCAAACTTCCGGTCATAAACTACTTACACGGTGGCGGATTTTGTGTTGGATCGTTTGCATGGCCACACGTACACAACCTTTGCCTTCGAATGTCTTCTAGCCTTGATGCAATTGTGGTAGCTACCGATTACCGTCTCGCACCAGAGCATAGGGTCCCATCAGCTCTCGACGACTCGCTTTGTGCTCTCAAGTGGCTCCAAGGTTGTTGCGATGATCATCATGTAATTAATAATGTTGATTGTTTTGATTTTGACCGGGTTTTCATAATTGGAGACTCTTCTGGTGGGAATATAGCCCACCATCTGGCGGTCCGGCTAGGACCTGGCTCGAGTGAGCTAACACCCATCAAGATACGAGGGTATGTGATGTTGGCACCGTTCTTTGGAGGAACAAAGAGGACCAAATCCGAGGAACAAGGATTGCCGGAAAAGTTCCTTAACATGGATACTATTGACAC GTTTTGGAGAATGTCATTACCGGTTGGAAAAACAACGGATCATCCCTTTGCAAATCCATTTGGGCCTAACAGCCCGAGTCTTGAACTAGTTAAGCTTGACCCAATACTTATCATTGCTGGAGAGaatgaagttttgaaagatAGAGTGAAACTATATGCACAAAGGTTAAAAGAGCTTGGGAAAATAGCACGTTACGTCGAATTCCAAGGGAAAGAACACGGGTTTCTGTTTGATGAGCCTCATTGTAAAGCTTCCGAGTCACTTTTCAATCTCATCAAAGATTTCATGGTTGAATTTTCTAGTTAA
- the LOC122585626 gene encoding protein downstream neighbor of Son-like produces the protein MAKVASRGPVLPVSKVPLFSGGNDGGSTAGYSKTGNGIKRKTPSELRGEQLKRKNVIEIMDESPALEFSSTRNIHGVTTEPTKPIVSKNPRYIDTRVDELFPSRKNNLRQKILPGKENVKENIIVDALKNSSFSLKLPAERQPQSSGPKDTHVSAETTSTKDRLAQSHITSQKCSTSTFRNVVELSSMGEKSSGFLLDMDEGFRGLASRPPPTTSISPTEPSEGNTTKFCAEFQLPGHMTPLDFTLKTSMRVIASSSVTWFHRLMSCGMFNDLEESNCSAAQASNTKSLYSWVYPQSSLPPPVIAALTLSTNGQGQMDFLSKRQLAWEASFSSLYAMLRKNICNLFYVCTGQFVAMFTSSNGSMGSKSVCNAYVSQSTRSLRSLLKEQDISFTMPLCHSKVEQVTKEDLFELSELEKYNLGQTRRTVSLSDVDNSPESFLVFSDINVNGLYDFLLNYRFLLPSLNSYDVPLLYSPVPFKNAALSAPEVKCREVRKIDHMSVPITNEPNQGPASASHYTVEIKDAYLPPWITSRVCDAMMSNGDISFEASFVVEPMSIGLNVGLDIISQKSEAKDKAVDGLHEKSCPFGIKNTVVSHHLTSGFLKGLKYSDDSYTVSLSPV, from the exons ATGGCTAAGGTTGCATCACGTGGACCGGTTTTACCGGTGTCAAAAGTTCCTTTGTTTTCCGGTGGCAACGACGGTGGATCCACCGCTGGTTATTCAAAAACCGGCAACGGAATCAAACGAAAGACGCCTTCTGAGTTGAGA GGTGAGCAGTTGAAGCGCAAGAATGTTATTGAGATAATGGATGAATCTCCAGCGCTGGAGTTTAGTTCCACGCG AAATATTCATGGAGTAACAACTGAGCCTACAAAACCTATTGTGTCAAAGAATCCAAGATACATCGACACACGTGTGGATGAACTTTTTCCTAGCAGGAAAAACAATCTGAGGCAAAAGATACTGCCCGGGAAGGAAAATGTTAAG GAAAACATTATTGTTGATGCCTTAAagaattcttctttttctctaaAGCTCCCTGCAGAAAGGCAGCCGCAGAGTTCAGG TCCAAAAGATACACATGTTTCGGCTGAAACTACTAGTACGAAAGACAGACTTGCACAATCTCACATCACATCCCAAAAATGCAGCACCAGCACATTTCGGAATGTAGTGGAGTTGTCATCCATGGGTGAAAAGTCATCTGGTTTTTTGCTTGATATG GATGAAGGCTTCAGAGGGCTTGCAAGTCGCCCACCTCCTACTACCTCAATTTCACCAACAGAACCTTCTGAAGGAAATACAACGAAATTTTGCGCAGAGTTTCAGTTGCCTGGTCACATGACTCCACTGGATTTCACATTGAAAACCAGCATGCGTGTGATTGCTTCATCATCCGTCACTTG GTTTCATCGGTTGATGAGCTGTGGCATGTTTAACGATCTTGAGGAATCCAATTGCTCAGCTGCTCAAGCATCCAATACAAAATCTTTGTATTCCTGGGTGTACCCACAGAGTTCTCTACCTCCTCCAGTCATAGCGGCATTGACTCTGTCTACAAATGGACAAg GGCAAATGGATTTCTTGAGCAAACGCCAATTGGCATGGGAGGCCTCATTTAGTAGTCTTTATGCCATGTTGCGGAAAAACATTTGTAACTTATTTTATG TTTGCACTGGACAGTTTGTGGCAATGTTCACTAGCAGCAATGGTTCGATGGGAAGTAAAAGCGTGTGCAATGCTTATGTATCCCAATCTACAAGAAGCTTAAGGTCGCTGTTAAAAGAACAA GACATCTCTTTTACTATGCCTCTCTGCCATTCTAAAGTGGAGCAAGTAACTAAAGAAGACCTTTTTGAGCTATCGGAGCTTGAAAAGTACAACCTTGGACAG ACTAGGCGCACTGTTTCTTTATCTGATGTGGATAATAGCCCAGAATCCTTCCTGGTGTTCAGTGACATTAATGTAAATGGGTTATATGATTTTCTACTTAACTATAG GTTTCTTTTACCATCTCTGAATAGTTATGATGTTCCTTTACTTTATTCACCAGTACCATTTAAAAATGCTGCTCTTTCTGCACCTGAG GTGAAATGCAGGGAAGTGAGGAAAATCGATCATATGTCTGTTCCAATTACAAATGAACCTAACCAGGGTCCAGCTTCCGCTTCTCATTACACTGTTGAAATCAAGGATGCTTATCTTCCTCCATGGATAACCAGCAGAGTGTGTGATGCAATGATGTCAAATGGTGATATTAGCTTTGAAGCCAG TTTTGTTGTAGAACCGATGTCAATTGGCTTGAATGTTGGCCTTGACATCATTAGTCAAAAGTCCGAAGCAAAAGATAAAGCAGTTGATGGGTTGCATGAAAAGAGTTGTCCGTTTGGTATCAAGAACACTGTTGTTTCTCATCACCTGACTAGTGGTTTTCTAAAAGGCTTGAAATATTCAGATGATTCTTACACTGTTTCCCTTTCACCGGTTTGA
- the LOC122585018 gene encoding probable carboxylesterase 15 codes for MGAVAYVVEDFLGIVQLFSDGSIKRSHENIDFTPFPVQDDGSVDWKDYSYDNHHDLRLRIYKPKSTTTSKLPVIYFLHGGGFCVGSFAWPNFHNCCLRLSSGLHAIVVAPDYRLAPEHRLPAALEDSYGALKWIQTMATKDGGHGETFDRFDFDRFFVTGDSSGGNIAHYLAVRLGPGSPELSPVKIRGYVMLAPFFGGTERTKSEVEGSLTEKFLTLELLDMFWRMSLPVGKTADHSFANPFGPNSPSLELVKLDPILIMVGGNEIMKDRVKVYADRLKKLGKIASYVEFEGKQHGFFSNEPYSDVSESVLNLIKDFVSQQSSN; via the exons aTGGGTGCTGTAGCTTATGTTGTGGAAGACTTTCTAGGCATTGTTCAACTCTTTAGCGACGGTTCTATTAAGCGTAGTCACGAAAACATCGACTTCACTCCTTTCCCCGTTCAAGACGACGGTTCTGTCGACTGGAAAGACTATTCCTATGATAACCACCATGACCTCCGCCTCCGTATCTACAAACCCAagtccaccaccacctccaaacTTCCGGTCATATATTTCCTTCACGGCGGTGGATTCTGTGTTGGGTCATTTGCATGGCCAAATTTCCACAACTGTTGTCTTCGTCTATCGTCCGGCCTTCATGCCATTGTGGTGGCGCCTGACTATCGTCTTGCACCGGAACATAGACTTCCGGCAGCCTTGGAAGACAGCTATGGTGCTCTGAAGTGGATACAAACGATGGCTACTAAAGACGGTGGTCATGGAGAAACGTTTGACCGTTTTGACTTTGATAGGTTTTTCGTGACCGGCGACTCTTCTGGTGGGAATATAGCACACTACTTGGCGGTTCGGCTGGGACCCGGATCGCCGGAGCTGTCACCGGTGAAGATACGAGGGTATGTGATGCTGGCGCCGTTTTTTGGTGGGACGGAGAGGACCAAGTCGGAGGTGGAAGGGTCGTTGACGGAAAAGTTTTTAACGTTGGAGCTTCTTGACAT GTTTTGGAGAATGTCATTACCGGTGGGAAAAACAGCAGATCATTCCTTTGCAAATCCATTTGGACCTAACAGCCCGAGTCTTGAACTAGTCAAGCTTGACCCAATACTCATAATGGTTGGAGGAAACGAAATCATGAAAGACAGAGTGAAAGTATATGCAGACCGGTTAAAGAAGCTTGGAAAGATAGCAAGTTACGTTGAGTTCGAAGGAAAACAACATGGGTTCTTCAGTAATGAGCCTTATTCGGATGTTTCAGAGTCGGTTTTGAATTTAATCAAGGATTTCGTGTCTCAACAATCCAGCAATTAA
- the LOC122585934 gene encoding myosin-binding protein 7-like, with translation MGSDCENKECERCCSCDPMVHNTPTWIRSVKRKLDELEIEEESFLIPGLSIPEVARVEIENECGALREMVTKQQQTINSLLVELEEERNASSSAANEAMSMILRLQREKAEIEMELRQFKRFSEHKTSHDQQEIAALEDLLYKREQTIQSLTCEVQAYKYRMMSYGLTESEADGEKGVITHANSIITNSENQFDFIPYDYPPLKCHTNEQETYPESDNETIDIDKYAFTETPCSLKDIEQRINQLEKSPSHQPVFDKVIVGHSPRKQKPASLFSFDSAGSLFATIKEENPSFKKVDNRSEFGSELSDRIYTVDSVHYGETYHNDPKANIDTYDDIMSSPKDSVCHSEIQDPEVMKLYARVHALEADRESMRQAIINMRTDKAQLVLLKEIAQNLCKDMSPANRMPIKKLSVFESLGQSLASLILWKKKTSQCKYMFGMTASNPGLMVLFDKGPQVEQWRCVSRTQL, from the exons ATGGGCTCGGATTGTGAAAACAAAGAATGTGAACGTTGTTGTAGTTGTGATCCAATGGTTCACAATACACCAACATGGATTCGATCTGTGAAACGAAAGCTAGATGAACTCGAAATAGAAGAAGAAAGTTTCTTGATCCCGGGTTTATCAATACCTGAAGTGGCTcgtgttgagattgaaaatgaATGTGGTGCATTGCGTGAAATGGTTACAAAGCAACAACAAACGATTAATTCACTTTTGGTTGAGTTAGAGGAAGAAAGGAATGCGTCTTCTTCAGCTGCAAACGAGGCCATGTCAATGATCTTAAGGTTGCAACGCGAGAAGGCAGAAATTGAAATGGAGCTAAGACAATTTAAGCGCTTTTCTGAACATAAAACGAGTCATGATCAACAAGAGATTGCAGCGTTAGAAGACTTGTTGTATAAACGAGAACAAACGATTCAATCTTTAACTTGTGAAGTACAAGCGTATAAATACCGAATGATGAGTTATGGTCTTACAGAATCTGAAGCAGATGGTGAAAAGGGTGTAATCACACATGCTAACAGCATCATCACAAACTCAGAAAACCAATTTGATTTCATTCCATATGATTACCCTCCTCTAAAATGCCATACAAATGAGCAAGAAACTTACCCTGAATCTGATAATGAAACAAttgatatagataaatatgCATTCACTGAGACCCCGTGTTCTTTAAAAGACATTGAACAACGAATAAACCAACTAGAAAAAAGTCCTAGCCATCAACCCGTGTTTGACAAAGTTATCGTTGGTCATtctccaagaaaacaaaaacctgCCAGCCTGTTTTCTTTTGATAGTGCAGGTTCGCTCTTTGCGACCATCAAAGAAGAGAACCCAAGTTTCAAAAAGGTCGATAACAGGTCAGAGTTTGGAAGTGAACTGAGCGATAGAATATACACCGTTGACTCAGTTCATTATGGTGAAACATATCATAATGACCCGAAGGCGAATATAGACACGTATGATGATATAATGAGCAGCCCAAAAGATTCAGTGTGTCATAGTGAGATACAAGATCCAGAGGTTATGAAGCTTTATGCAAGAGTTCATGCATTAGAGGCTGATAGGGAATCCATGAGGCAGGCTATTATTAATATGAGAACAGATAAAGCCCAGTTGGTATTATTGAAGGAAATAGCTCAAAATTTGTGCAAAGATATGTCACCTGCAAACAGGATGCCTATTAAGAAACTATCTGTATTTGAAAGTTTGGGTCAAAGTCTTGCATCCTTAATCTTgtggaaaaagaaaacaagtcAATGCAA GTACATGTTTGGTATGACTGCAAGTAATCCAGGGTTGATGGTACTTTTCGACAAGGGACCTCAGGTGGAGCAATGGAGATGCGTTTCAAGAACACAACTTTAA